One part of the Aspergillus luchuensis IFO 4308 DNA, chromosome 5, nearly complete sequence genome encodes these proteins:
- a CDS encoding uncharacterized protein (CAZy:GH12;~COG:G;~EggNog:ENOG410PNCX;~InterPro:IPR002594,IPR013319,IPR013320;~PFAM:PF01670;~SECRETED:SignalP(1-19);~antiSMASH:Cluster_5.11;~go_function: GO:0004553 - hydrolase activity, hydrolyzing O-glycosyl compounds [Evidence IEA];~go_function: GO:0008810 - cellulase activity [Evidence IEA];~go_process: GO:0000272 - polysaccharide catabolic process [Evidence IEA]) produces the protein MHRYLSIPLCLASAVPALAGLAARDPIGTICTKNNIITTDDFILYNNLWGEDYATSGSECTYLDYDSGNSISWQTSWTWAGGDDYVKSYPNAVLNVGAKQLSTITTIPSTWKWSYTGDDLVADVSYDAFLATTDSTTATHEYEIMIWLAAYGGIEPIGNSDGPIASPTIGGYTWDLYEGPNDWTVYSFVARETITDFSADLMEFFTYLVDNEGVSSSLYLQTLGAGTEPKTGSDAWFTVAPYTISINT, from the exons ATGCACCGGTACCTGTCTATCCCCCTGTGCTTGGCGAGCGCTGTTCCTGCGCTAGCGGGTCTGGCGGCCCGCGACCCCATTGGCACCATCTGCACCaagaacaacatcatcaccaccgacGACTTCATCCTCTACAACAATCTCTGGGGTGAGGACTACGCTACTTCTGGCTCGGAGTGTACCTACCTCGACTATGACAGCGGCAACTCCATCTCGTGGCAGACGTCGTGGACCTGGGCCGGCGGTGATGACTACGTCAAGAGCTATCCCAATGCCGTCTTGAACGTCGGTGCCAAGCAGCTGAGCACGATCACTACGATTCCTTCTACCTGGAAGTGGAG CTACACCGGCGATGACCTCGTCGCTGACGTCTCCTACGATGCCTTCCTGGCCACCACGGACTCCACAACGGCCACCCACGAGTATGAAATCATGATCTGGCTCGCCGCCTACGGAGGCATCGAGCCCATTGGAAACTCGGACGGTCCTATCGCCAGTCCCACTATCGGTGGCTACACCTGGGATCTCTACGAGGGACCCAACGACTGGACAGTGTATAGTTTCGTGGCCCGCGAGACTATCACGGACTTCTCGGCGGATCTTATGGAGTTCTTCACTTATCTAGTTGATAATGAGGGCGTCTCGTCGAGCTTGTATCTGCAGACTTTGGGTGCGGGTACGGAACCGAAGACGGGCTCTGATGCTTGGTTCACGGTTGCGCCGTACACGATTAGCATCAACACTTAG